The DNA window ACTCCTAGTGGGCACTCCTTGGGGCGCTCGTCTGAACCCGCATCCGGGCACCCAACAcggggtgaagaagaaaaacgaacttggaaaaaaggaacttgGAAAAAGCGAACTTAGAAAAAACGAACTTGGGAAAAACTCAGTGGAAGCCCCCAGCGTGAGAGAAACCACCACGACGGGTACACATAACTGGAAAGGACCCCCCATgagcaaattaaaaagcgCTTGCAAAATGGTGACCATGaaaggatgcaaaaaaatgacaacgtCGCAGATCAGAGTTAAAGACTGCATAAagtatacaaaaaattatgaatcaCCCttcgggaaaaaaacgaatagtAGAGTGGGAACTCCTCACCCCGTCCATTGTGATCCTCTAAGGGGTgagacaaaatggaagaaaagcGAACAGGGGTCTCTCTCGAGAAGTGTGCACAGAAGGAGGACTCCCACAGGGAGAGTCAGCAGTCTCCCCAAGGGAAAAACCCAAAGTGGGAGAAGTGTGAAAAGCGCAACGAATAAGCGGATAGAGCCTACCAAAATTAAACACGTGGTGAAGAAACCACCGAGGAGGATGAGCCACGTAGCGGGGGAGGTTGTCCCAAGAGGGGAGGTtacccaaaggggggaagttacccaaaggggagaagctgGCCAAAGGATGGGGAGTGCCAATCTTAGGAGAAACATTACGGGGAGCGAGAAGATGCActtaaaaaagagaagctGTAGGAAGAATGGCCCGGGGGGGAATGGCCCCGTCGTTGGGGGAGCCTGCTGCATAAGGATGGGGAGCAGGAGAGGGGGCGAGACCTCCCCCAGCTGTCCCAGAAGGGAGAAAGCGAAATTGAAAGAAAGTCGGAGGGAAAACCTTAAACAAAACGAGAAAGAAAAACCAAAAGCAAAATCGAACGGCGAAAGgggcaaaggggaaaaaaataactccaGCGCCACCGTCAGAAGTCGCATAGACGACAAGCGGCAGGAACTTCTACACAGCTTTAGACGAAGAGTCTCGGCGGGGACTGGCCACGAGCAATTGGGGGGGAGTGCTACAGGGGGGAGGGTTCCAAGAGAGTTGGAGCGCGAGATGAGAGGCGGCGTTATGAACACGCACGTCTACACTTATGTGGGTAGCCAATCGGGGGAGTCCGGCGGGGATGCACCTGAAGATGCGCAGGAAGGTGAGAAGAAGGACAGCTCGTTAGTGCACCCACCCCTTTCAAACAGCACCTGCGAAGTGAGCGCATCATGTGCCTATGATCACGTTATGCACTGCGGACAGGGAAGAGAAAGGAGCGATTTAAAGATCAACACATGGAGCAGTGATGATATAATGATGGGAACGGCCCCATCTTCATGTGGTAGTTCCATCCAGGGGAGCAAATCCACCACATGGATCGCCTCTCGAGTGAATGAACCCGTGGTCACTGGAAAGAGAAGGTCACACAGCTTGAATGAAAAACAAGAAAGTAGGTCCTTGAACCCACTCATACTTACGAACGACCTACGCATTAAAATATGCTACAGTAACAACTACGTAGATTTAAGGGCGATGGGTGGGATTCCCCCCCATGAGAGGGTTGCTCCTGGTGTAGCAGAAGATCAGGTGGCCACGAAAGCAGTCAAGGAGTCTTCTAAACGAGTGACACGTAAGATACCCAAATACGTGACCGAAGCGGAGCTACACATAAATGATTCACCACTCTCCTGCCACAGCGATGACCACCTCCGAAACATAAGTGATGACCTGTTTCTCATTTCGCAAGATTCGGAAAAGATGAAATTAAATGGCTATGTGGAGAGGATAAATTCGAAGGAGACTTATGAAGGAGAGCAGGGATGCATCTCCAACAGCTGGGAGGGAGAAACGACAGAGTGCCACCCATGTATGGAAGGTAACCTGGTACgcatttctcattttgtaaatgtagACAAGGGGAAGGGAACTCATCCGATAAAAGAGATAGAGAAAGATGTTTGTCCTGTAAGAGATCTGGTTGCTgatggggaggagggggcaCATGGATTAGAAGGCGATGAGTATGTCGACCACGAACGTGCAAATGGGCAAAGTGAGCAGAATGAGCAGAATGAGCAGAATGAGCAACGTGAGCAGAATGAGCAAAGTGAGCAAGGTGAGCAGCCTACCGGGTGGTGCACCCCCCAGTTGGGACAACACGAAATGGAGAGCACTTCacagaaaaagaaggcaCCCATCTCGAAGGGGATTCACTTCACCATGGGCGATCAAAGacacaaagggggaggacACCAATATGGCACTTGCGTTCAAATAAAAAGCCTTTCCATGAGGAGAAGCGGACGCTGTGTTGAACAGCATAGAAGGAGCGATgatgggggggagaggcagaCGGACAGGAACACAAGTAACCCACACGCAAGTAACTCACACGCGAGTGACCGtgcggaaaaaataatcgaacCCTTTTTAGGTCACCAGGAGGAGAGTCTTCATATACACCCGTTTAACCTCGACAACGGAAGCAGCTCCACGTCAGCATCCCTTTGGGAGTGCCCTCGTAGAATGATCATCCAAAGTGACGACTTTAATTGCTTGGTGAGTGAGGAGAGGAACTTGGAACAGATGATACAggtggtggaaaaaatgagtgaGGAGGTGTCAGTACTACCACACGTTGAACCGAAAGAAAGGATTAACAATAAATGTCATAGAAAGGTCAGCTCTGGAAGAAGGCGAAATGAAGCCTCGATTAAAATGATAGGAATTTCTCAAATGAAAGGAACAAGATCagggaagttaaaaaaaagctttcAAGTGAAGCATCCTTGTGGTGGAATGTCCACAGAGGGGGAGACAACTCGTCATGGAGTTAGCTATGGTGAGAAAAGGGACAGCAACCGTTTTGAACAGCACTCTATACCTAGGAACAACTTCCCATTTGAAACGGAGCGGAGAGGCAAGACTGTAAGGATGAAAGGTAGTGGTGATCCGTGCCCATGTCAGCGTCTCCACATAGAGGGTCCTATCAGTGGCGCAGGTGTGAAGAAGCCCATTCCAAAAAGGATTGGCACTAAGTCGATCGACGCAGCCCGGAAGGACAATACTGGAGAGAGTCCCCCAACGGGGAGGgaagagataaaaaaaaaaaaaaagaaggagaagaaaaagcagcagaaagcgaaaatgaaaaaatagtaaaacaGAAAACCACTCCGGGACAGACGAAACGTAGCCAATCAGCGAAACCGCCGCAACATTGCGAGAAAATTGTTTCTACCAAAAATCAGGGGAAGGAGAACACACACCCATTAGACGCTTCCACAGTACAAACGAACGGCACGAGTAGAAAGGTGACTCCTCA is part of the Plasmodium cynomolgi strain B DNA, chromosome 1, whole genome shotgun sequence genome and encodes:
- a CDS encoding hypothetical protein (putative); translated protein: MKGMTGRSTRNQHAQREEEEAGSREATVYWQQVNLGPKISITELDPWEEEEEEEVWPMEGGYTDGEGTWNCDATNMIMVREAKPLSSRGRKKNPFKKTETTPFGKTKNDAKKKEVAEMESKSKKTYVSWKRNGFATSNGTLLVGTPWGARLNPHPGTQHGVKKKNELGKKELGKSELRKNELGKNSVEAPSVRETTTTGTHNWKGPPMSKLKSACKMVTMKGCKKMTTSQIRVKDCIKYTKNYESPFGKKTNSRVGTPHPVHCDPLRGETKWKKSEQGSLSRSVHRRRTPTGRVSSLPKGKTQSGRSVKSATNKRIEPTKIKHVVKKPPRRMSHVAGEVVPRGEVTQRGEVTQRGEAGQRMGSANLRRNITGSEKMHLKKRSCRKNGPGGNGPVVGGACCIRMGSRRGGETSPSCPRREKAKLKESRRENLKQNEKEKPKAKSNGERGKGEKNNSSATVRSRIDDKRQELLHSFRRRVSAGTGHEQLGGSATGGRVPRELEREMRGGVMNTHVYTYVGSQSGESGGDAPEDAQEGEKKDSSLVHPPLSNSTCEVSASCAYDHVMHCGQGRERSDLKINTWSSDDIMMGTAPSSCGSSIQGSKSTTWIASRVNEPVVTGKRRSHSLNEKQESRSLNPLILTNDLRIKICYSNNYVDLRAMGGIPPHERVAPGVAEDQVATKAVKESSKRVTRKIPKYVTEAELHINDSPLSCHSDDHLRNISDDLFLISQDSEKMKLNGYVERINSKETYEGEQGCISNSWEGETTECHPCMEGNLVRISHFVNVDKGKGTHPIKEIEKDVCPVRDLVADGEEGAHGLEGDEYVDHERANGQSEQNEQNEQNEQREQNEQSEQGEQPTGWCTPQLGQHEMESTSQKKKAPISKGIHFTMGDQRHKGGGHQYGTCVQIKSLSMRRSGRCVEQHRRSDDGGERQTDRNTSNPHASNSHASDRAEKIIEPFLGHQEESLHIHPFNLDNGSSSTSASLWECPRRMIIQSDDFNCLVSEERNLEQMIQVVEKMSEEVSVLPHVEPKERINNKCHRKVSSGRRRNEASIKMIGISQMKGTRSGKLKKSFQVKHPCGGMSTEGETTRHGVSYGEKRDSNRFEQHSIPRNNFPFETERRGKTVRMKGSGDPCPCQRLHIEGPISGAGVKKPIPKRIGTNPEGQYWRESPNGEGRDKKKKKEGEEKAAESENEKIVKQKTTPGQTKRSQSAKPPQHCEKIVSTKNQGKENTHPLDASTVQTNGTSRKVTPHVGNNIQEAGWHREREKAEGRGALRGSGPTSKKSSSSLVNHNDDSTWIEKDKKKKGKRNSCQAQVYHGKGNIKDEEKKKKNPSSYAL